The sequence CCGCCCATCTCGCGGCACGGCAATGTGATCGAGATCATGCGCCTGTTCGATGGGCCAGACAAGTTGGTCCAGGCGGTGGATCAAATGCAGGCGCTGTTGTACGCCGCTTAGGCTCGCTTGTTTGCACGGAGAGTGCCATGCTCACCCACATTCGCATCCGCAACTTCAAACGCTTCGGTGACGTCGAGTTCGATCTGGGCCAGGCAGTCGTACTGATCGGGCCGAACAACTCGGGCAAGACCACCGCCCTGCAGGCGCTCGCCTTGTGGGACATCGGTCTGCGGCGCTGGAACGAGAAGTACGGCGGCAGAAAATCTCCAGAGGAAAGGCCGGGCGTTACCATCAACCGCCGCGATCTCAACGCCATTCCTATCCCTGACGCTAACTTGTTGTGGCGCGATCTGCGAGTGCGCAGCATCGCCGCGCGTGGCACGGGCCAGCAGCGGACGCAGAACATCCGCATCGACATCGTCGTCGACGGCGTGACCGAAGGACGCGCCTGGTCGTGCGGATTGGAGTTCGACTACGCCAACGACGAATCGTTCTACTGCCGGCCGCTGCGCATGAGCGATGACGATCCCCCCAAGCGCATGGCGGTGCCACCGGAAGCTGCCACCACTGGGTTTGCGTTCTTGCCGCCCATGTCCGGCCTGGCCGACCGCGAGTTCATCAAGCAAACCGGCGAGATCGGCGTGTTGGTCGGGCAGGGTCAGACCGCACAGGTTTTGCGCAATCTGTGTTATCAGGTCTACGGTGAGCTGGGCGCGCTACCCCCAGAGCCGCTGCAACTGAAAGAGGCGCGTGCGCCGTACGGCGAGCGCCAGCAGGAGTCCGCCGGCTCGGTGGAATGGCAGGAGCTGGTGCAGCACATTAGGCGGCTGTTTGGGGTGACGCTGTTGCCGCCGAAGTACATCAAAGAGCGCAGCGAGCTGACCATGGCCTACGTCGAGCCGGGCGGCACGACGCTCGATCTCTCGTCGGCCGGCCGCGGCTTGCACCAGACGCTGCTGCTGCTGGCCTATCTCTACGCCAACCCGCGCACGGTGCTGCTGTTGGACGAGCCCGACGCCCACCTGGAGGTGCTGCGCCAGCGCCAGACTTACCAGTTGATCACCGCGGTGGCGCAGAAACAAGGGTCGCAGATCATCGCCGCCAGCCACTCCGAGGTTGTGCTCAACGAGGCGGCCGGCCGCGACACGGTCATCGCCTTCGTGGGCGCGCCTCATCGCATGGACGACCGGGGCAGCCACGTGCTGAAGGCGTTGACCGCGATTGGCTCCGACCAGTACTACCAGGCGGAGCAAACCGGTTGGGCGCTGTACGTCGAGGGCAGCACCGACCTGGCCATCCTACAGGCTCTTGCCGCGACGCTGCAGCACCCGGCGGTCCAGGTGCTTGAGCGACCGTTCGTGGTTTACGTCGGTTCCAACGTGCCGCAGAAGGCTCGCGACCATTTCTACGGACTGCGCGAGGCCAAGCCGGACTTCGCCGGCATTGCCATCTTCGACCGGCTGGAGCGCAAGCTGCAAGAGGGCCAGCCCCTGGTGGAGCTGATGTGGCAGCGGCGGGAGATCGAGAATTACGTGTGCCAGCGCGACGTGTTGCTGGCCTACGCACGGCACGATGTGTCTGACAACCAGTCTGGCCTGGCCGAGCGCGAGCGTCGCGAGCAGGCCATGTCCGCGGCCATCGACGAGGTGATGCAAGCGCTGGAGACGCTGAGCCGGCCCGGCCCATGGTCAACGGACATCAAAGCCAGCGACGATTTCCTCGATCCGGTCTTCGAGCGCTACTTCCGCAAGCTGGGCCTGCCCAACCTGATGCGCAAGACCGACTACCACGTGTTGGCGGGATTGGTTCCACGTGAACAGATCGACGCCGAAGTCGGCGAGAAGCTGGATGCCGTGGTGCGTGTAGCCGGACAGGCGCGACCGCGACCTTGAAAGGATTTCCCGTGCCCCGCACTCCCACTCCCTCCACCCCCCAACACCTGCGCAGCATCATCAAATCGGCGCGGGATGTGATGCGCAAGGACAAGGGCCTCAGCGGCGACCTCGACCGCCTGCCCATGCTCACCTGGATCATGTTCCTCAAGTTCCTGGATGACATGGAGCGGATCCGTGAGGCCGAGGCGCAGTTGGCCCGCGTCGCCTATCACCCGCCCATCGCCCCGCCCTACCGCTGGCGCGATTGGGCCGCTCCCGAAGACGGCGTCAGCGGCGACGACCTCAAAGCCTTCATCAACCAGGATGAGGCCATGCGCCCGGACGGACGCCGCGGCCCGGGGCTGTTCGCCACTCTGCGCGGGCTGCAAAGCGAGAACGGCGCCGGGCGCGAGGAGATCATTGCCACCGTGTTCCGCGGGGTCAGCAACCGCATGGAGAGCGGCTATCTGTTGCGGGATGTGATCAACCTGGTCAACCGCATCCATTTCGATTCATCGGAGGAAACGCACACGCTCAGCCAGTTGTACGAGAGCATGTTGCAGGAGATGCGGGACGC is a genomic window of Caldilineales bacterium containing:
- a CDS encoding AAA family ATPase; amino-acid sequence: MLTHIRIRNFKRFGDVEFDLGQAVVLIGPNNSGKTTALQALALWDIGLRRWNEKYGGRKSPEERPGVTINRRDLNAIPIPDANLLWRDLRVRSIAARGTGQQRTQNIRIDIVVDGVTEGRAWSCGLEFDYANDESFYCRPLRMSDDDPPKRMAVPPEAATTGFAFLPPMSGLADREFIKQTGEIGVLVGQGQTAQVLRNLCYQVYGELGALPPEPLQLKEARAPYGERQQESAGSVEWQELVQHIRRLFGVTLLPPKYIKERSELTMAYVEPGGTTLDLSSAGRGLHQTLLLLAYLYANPRTVLLLDEPDAHLEVLRQRQTYQLITAVAQKQGSQIIAASHSEVVLNEAAGRDTVIAFVGAPHRMDDRGSHVLKALTAIGSDQYYQAEQTGWALYVEGSTDLAILQALAATLQHPAVQVLERPFVVYVGSNVPQKARDHFYGLREAKPDFAGIAIFDRLERKLQEGQPLVELMWQRREIENYVCQRDVLLAYARHDVSDNQSGLAERERREQAMSAAIDEVMQALETLSRPGPWSTDIKASDDFLDPVFERYFRKLGLPNLMRKTDYHVLAGLVPREQIDAEVGEKLDAVVRVAGQARPRP